One genomic segment of Acidobacteriota bacterium includes these proteins:
- a CDS encoding Rrf2 family transcriptional regulator, producing the protein MKLTTRSEYALLALIYLGRNQTDGPIASARIAEAQKIPLKYLEQIMSAMQRSGYVSSVKGQHGGYRLARNPSEISLAQVIRLFDGALAPTESVSKYFYKATPLEKEQKMIDVLREVRDFIAQKLETTTLADLL; encoded by the coding sequence ATGAAACTCACGACACGTAGTGAATATGCTTTGCTTGCTTTAATTTACCTGGGCCGGAATCAAACTGACGGCCCGATTGCATCGGCGCGGATTGCTGAAGCCCAGAAAATCCCGCTCAAGTACCTCGAACAGATCATGTCGGCGATGCAGCGCTCTGGGTATGTTTCCAGTGTCAAGGGGCAGCACGGCGGATACCGACTCGCTCGAAATCCCAGTGAAATTTCACTGGCCCAGGTGATTCGGCTCTTTGATGGAGCGCTGGCCCCGACGGAATCGGTCAGTAAATATTTCTACAAAGCTACACCACTTGAAAAGGAACAGAAGATGATTGACGTGTTGCGCGAAGTGCGCGACTTCATCGCTCAAAAACTGGAAACCACAACGCTGGCTGATTTGCTGTGA
- a CDS encoding cysteine dioxygenase family protein — MSSTVSVDLQTDALTITDFVQRLTQLDQNERTPEVIAALFQQVQSFDPEVELHVTFSRQKYTRNLFFRNEDFEILIMCWEPGQGTLIHDHDGSFTVDKIYSGSLHCIEYQRIHPDSSNLEETRTTQLTPGDVMVSSSEDIHRVANISDQTPAVSIHLYAPPLKRMNCFNLETGTTWIVIP, encoded by the coding sequence ATGTCTTCAACTGTTTCCGTTGATTTACAAACCGATGCTTTGACCATCACCGACTTTGTTCAGCGCCTGACCCAGCTCGACCAGAACGAACGAACACCCGAGGTGATTGCAGCGCTGTTTCAACAAGTTCAAAGCTTTGACCCGGAAGTTGAACTCCACGTCACGTTTTCCAGACAGAAATACACTCGAAACCTGTTTTTTCGAAACGAAGACTTCGAGATTCTGATTATGTGTTGGGAACCAGGCCAGGGAACGCTTATTCACGACCACGATGGCTCATTTACAGTAGATAAAATTTACTCCGGTAGCCTGCACTGTATTGAGTATCAACGAATTCACCCAGATTCATCCAATCTTGAGGAAACCCGCACGACCCAACTCACCCCCGGCGATGTCATGGTGTCGAGTTCCGAGGATATCCACCGCGTTGCCAACATTTCAGACCAGACACCTGCGGTTTCAATCCATCTCTATGCTCCACCACTCAAGCGAATGAATTGCTTTAATTTGGAAACCGGGACAACCTGGATCGTGATTCCTTGA